One segment of Gasterosteus aculeatus chromosome 3, fGasAcu3.hap1.1, whole genome shotgun sequence DNA contains the following:
- the bcl6ab gene encoding BCL6A transcription repressor b isoform X1 has translation MHRVSRKLLQDCDSMATTADGCVQFTRHAGDVLLNFNRLRSRNILTDVTIQVDGQLFHAHKAILVACSGFFYSVFMDPKNANLSAISLDPKVDPKGFSVLLDFMYTSCLDLKDSLVLATMNTAIYLQMEPVADTCHRFIKSRHQIEEVLINSSHLAGEMPALFPVDEKDPDYRNHLSPSYPHQECRGFIPNVFRGINTSGSCHVFGDLPAPAGVLEGTHKVSDLPRGGALSQKQCSQVPSGNMVHNESTTIVSHSSFPTAITRPAGAQGSLQMPISPVDEDGIQHPQTSCLRLSQGFSKGVICSPQSPLRSDCHPNSPTESNSSRNATLSLNQPSDCPKDAKARNWKKYKLIVMNRCDETEKEAQAGSAEAVAMSPTLGHCRRAASGGHNEVQAEDGVRHQSEEILMSQSVDSCSSSSTCSSISYRRCSSCGCDSPQCMELGHLSPDSYSRDDATKLRSDYSSSSGESIVYFCNGCDSKFPEEDSLKEHMAQVHSDKPYKCDCCQAAFRYKGNLASHKTVHSGSKPYHCNICGAQFNRPANLKTHTRIHSGEKPYKCETCGSRFVQVAHLRAHVLIHTGEKPYPCEICGTHFRHLQTLKSHMRIHTGEKPYHCEKCDLHFRHKSQLRLHLRQKHGAVTNTKAQYRKTPSNTTAGLKSC, from the exons ATGCACAGAGTTTCGAGGAAACTTTTACAAG ATTGTGACAGCATGGCCACGACTGCAGATGGCTGCGTTCAATTCACTCGCCATGCTGGCGACGTCCTGCTGAACTTCAACCGCCTCCGCAGCAGGAacatcctgactgatgtcaccaTCCAGGTGGACGGACAACTATTTCACGCTCACAAGGCCATCTTGGTGGCCTGCAG TggttttttttactctgtgtTCATGGACCCCAAGAACGCAAACCTTAGCGCCATCAGCTTGGACCCCAAAGTGGACCCCAAGGGTTTCTCCGTCCTGCTGGACTTCATGTACACGTCCTGTCTCGACCTCAAGGACAGTCTGGTCCTGGCCACCATGAACACAGCCATCTACCTTCAGATGGAGCCTGTGGCCGACACCTGCCACAGGTTCATCAAGTCCAG GCATCAGATTGAAGAGGTGCTGATCAACTCCTCACATCTGGCCGGCGAGATGCCAGCGTTATTTCCCGTTGACGAGAAAGATCCCGACTATAGAAACCACCTTTCACCTTCATACCCTCACCAGGAGTGCCGGGGCTTTATCCCGAATGTTTTCAGGGGGATCAACACCTCTGGTTCATGTCACGTATTTGGTGACCTTCCCGCCCCTGCTGGGGTGCTTGAAGGTACCCATAAGGTCAGCGACCTTCCCAGAGGAGGGGCTTTGTCCCAGAAACAATGCTCGCAGGTACCCAGcggcaacatggttcacaacgAGTCCACCACCATCGTCTCCCACTCCAGTTTCCCCACCGCTATCACCCGGCCTGCGGGAGCCCAGGGGAGCCTTCAAATGCCCATCTCTCCCGTGGACGAAGACGGCATTCAGCACCCGCAAACCAGCTGCCTTAGATTATCTCAAGGCTTCAGCAAAGGTGTGATTTGCAGCCCTCAAAGCCCGCTCAGATCTGACTGCCACCCCAACTCGCCCACCGAGTCCAACAGCAGCCGAAACGCCACGCTGAGCCTCAATCAGCCCTCGGACTGCCCCAAGGATGCAAAGGCCCGCAACTGGAAGAAGTATAAGCTGATCGTTATGAACCGATGCGATGAGACGGAAAAGGAGGCTCAAGCTGGCAGCGCTGAGGCTGTAGCCATGTCCCCTACACTGGGACACTGCAGGAGGGCTGCATCTGGCGGACACAATGAGGTCCAGGCAGAAGACGGAGTGCGCcatcaaagtgaagaaatccTAATGTCCCAGAGTGtggacagctgcagcagcagcagcacctgtagCAGCATCAG TTACCGCAGGTGCTCCTCCTGCGGCTGTGACAGCCCTCAGTGCATGGAACTAGGTCACCTTTCTCCTGACTCGTACAGCCGAGATGACGCCACCAAGCTACGCTCCGACTATTCGTCCTCCAGCGGCG AAAGCATCGTCTACTTCTGCAACGGCTGTGACTCCAAGTTCCCGGAAGAAGATTCCCTGAAGGAGCACATGGCCCAGGTGCACAGCGACAAGCCATACAAGTGTGACTGCTGCCAGGCTGCCTTCCGCTACAAGGGCAACCTGGCCAGCCACAAAACCGTCCACAGCG GTTCAAAGCCCTACCACTGCAACATCTGCGGCGCCCAGTTCAACCGGCCAGCCAACCTCAAGACCCACACCCGCATCCACTCGGGAGAGAAGCCATACAAGTGTGAGACATGCGGCTCCAGATTTGTTCAG GTGGCCCACCTTCGCGCCCATGTGTTGATCCACACAGGAGAGAAGCCGTACCCCTGCGAGATCTGCGGGACTCACTTCCGCCACCTTCAGACGCTGAAGAGCCACATGCGCATTCACACGGGAGAGAAGCCGTATCAT TGCGAGAAATGTGACCTGCACTTCCGACACAAGAGTCAGCTGAGGCTCCATCTGCGACAGAAGCACGGGGCGGTGACTAACACCAAGGCTCAGTACCGTAAGACTCCCAGCAACACCACAGCAGGCCTAAAGTCCTGCTGA
- the bcl6ab gene encoding BCL6A transcription repressor b isoform X2: MATTADGCVQFTRHAGDVLLNFNRLRSRNILTDVTIQVDGQLFHAHKAILVACSGFFYSVFMDPKNANLSAISLDPKVDPKGFSVLLDFMYTSCLDLKDSLVLATMNTAIYLQMEPVADTCHRFIKSRHQIEEVLINSSHLAGEMPALFPVDEKDPDYRNHLSPSYPHQECRGFIPNVFRGINTSGSCHVFGDLPAPAGVLEGTHKVSDLPRGGALSQKQCSQVPSGNMVHNESTTIVSHSSFPTAITRPAGAQGSLQMPISPVDEDGIQHPQTSCLRLSQGFSKGVICSPQSPLRSDCHPNSPTESNSSRNATLSLNQPSDCPKDAKARNWKKYKLIVMNRCDETEKEAQAGSAEAVAMSPTLGHCRRAASGGHNEVQAEDGVRHQSEEILMSQSVDSCSSSSTCSSISYRRCSSCGCDSPQCMELGHLSPDSYSRDDATKLRSDYSSSSGESIVYFCNGCDSKFPEEDSLKEHMAQVHSDKPYKCDCCQAAFRYKGNLASHKTVHSGSKPYHCNICGAQFNRPANLKTHTRIHSGEKPYKCETCGSRFVQVAHLRAHVLIHTGEKPYPCEICGTHFRHLQTLKSHMRIHTGEKPYHCEKCDLHFRHKSQLRLHLRQKHGAVTNTKAQYRKTPSNTTAGLKSC, from the exons ATGGCCACGACTGCAGATGGCTGCGTTCAATTCACTCGCCATGCTGGCGACGTCCTGCTGAACTTCAACCGCCTCCGCAGCAGGAacatcctgactgatgtcaccaTCCAGGTGGACGGACAACTATTTCACGCTCACAAGGCCATCTTGGTGGCCTGCAG TggttttttttactctgtgtTCATGGACCCCAAGAACGCAAACCTTAGCGCCATCAGCTTGGACCCCAAAGTGGACCCCAAGGGTTTCTCCGTCCTGCTGGACTTCATGTACACGTCCTGTCTCGACCTCAAGGACAGTCTGGTCCTGGCCACCATGAACACAGCCATCTACCTTCAGATGGAGCCTGTGGCCGACACCTGCCACAGGTTCATCAAGTCCAG GCATCAGATTGAAGAGGTGCTGATCAACTCCTCACATCTGGCCGGCGAGATGCCAGCGTTATTTCCCGTTGACGAGAAAGATCCCGACTATAGAAACCACCTTTCACCTTCATACCCTCACCAGGAGTGCCGGGGCTTTATCCCGAATGTTTTCAGGGGGATCAACACCTCTGGTTCATGTCACGTATTTGGTGACCTTCCCGCCCCTGCTGGGGTGCTTGAAGGTACCCATAAGGTCAGCGACCTTCCCAGAGGAGGGGCTTTGTCCCAGAAACAATGCTCGCAGGTACCCAGcggcaacatggttcacaacgAGTCCACCACCATCGTCTCCCACTCCAGTTTCCCCACCGCTATCACCCGGCCTGCGGGAGCCCAGGGGAGCCTTCAAATGCCCATCTCTCCCGTGGACGAAGACGGCATTCAGCACCCGCAAACCAGCTGCCTTAGATTATCTCAAGGCTTCAGCAAAGGTGTGATTTGCAGCCCTCAAAGCCCGCTCAGATCTGACTGCCACCCCAACTCGCCCACCGAGTCCAACAGCAGCCGAAACGCCACGCTGAGCCTCAATCAGCCCTCGGACTGCCCCAAGGATGCAAAGGCCCGCAACTGGAAGAAGTATAAGCTGATCGTTATGAACCGATGCGATGAGACGGAAAAGGAGGCTCAAGCTGGCAGCGCTGAGGCTGTAGCCATGTCCCCTACACTGGGACACTGCAGGAGGGCTGCATCTGGCGGACACAATGAGGTCCAGGCAGAAGACGGAGTGCGCcatcaaagtgaagaaatccTAATGTCCCAGAGTGtggacagctgcagcagcagcagcacctgtagCAGCATCAG TTACCGCAGGTGCTCCTCCTGCGGCTGTGACAGCCCTCAGTGCATGGAACTAGGTCACCTTTCTCCTGACTCGTACAGCCGAGATGACGCCACCAAGCTACGCTCCGACTATTCGTCCTCCAGCGGCG AAAGCATCGTCTACTTCTGCAACGGCTGTGACTCCAAGTTCCCGGAAGAAGATTCCCTGAAGGAGCACATGGCCCAGGTGCACAGCGACAAGCCATACAAGTGTGACTGCTGCCAGGCTGCCTTCCGCTACAAGGGCAACCTGGCCAGCCACAAAACCGTCCACAGCG GTTCAAAGCCCTACCACTGCAACATCTGCGGCGCCCAGTTCAACCGGCCAGCCAACCTCAAGACCCACACCCGCATCCACTCGGGAGAGAAGCCATACAAGTGTGAGACATGCGGCTCCAGATTTGTTCAG GTGGCCCACCTTCGCGCCCATGTGTTGATCCACACAGGAGAGAAGCCGTACCCCTGCGAGATCTGCGGGACTCACTTCCGCCACCTTCAGACGCTGAAGAGCCACATGCGCATTCACACGGGAGAGAAGCCGTATCAT TGCGAGAAATGTGACCTGCACTTCCGACACAAGAGTCAGCTGAGGCTCCATCTGCGACAGAAGCACGGGGCGGTGACTAACACCAAGGCTCAGTACCGTAAGACTCCCAGCAACACCACAGCAGGCCTAAAGTCCTGCTGA
- the cmpk gene encoding UMP-CMP kinase — protein MLGSLLGNVSRGAQSLLYRLSLTMKPQVVFVLGGPGAGKGTQCSKIVENYSYTHLSAGDLLRAERAREGSEFGQLIDNYIKEGRIVPVEITINLLRKAMEETMKKDDKKFRFLIDGFPRNEDNLTGWNTVMVDKADVKFVLFFDCSNEVCIDRCLERGKSSGRTDDNRESLEKRIQTYLQSTRPIIELYEKHGKVRTVDASRSVDKVFADVKAVLDKEG, from the exons ATGCTCGGCTCTCTGCTCGGTAACGTGTCTCGCGGGGCGCAGAGCTTGTTGTACCGGCTGTCGCTGACGATGAAGCCCCAGGTTGTGTTCGTCCTCGGCGGGCCTGGAGCCGGCAAAGGGACCCAATGCTCCAAAATCGTGGAG AATTACAGCTACACCCATTTGTCAGCTGGGGATTTGCTGCGGGCGGAGCGAGCCCGAGAGGGGTCCGAGTTTGGGCAGCTCATTGACAACTACATCAAGGAGGGCAGGATCGTCCCTGTGGAGATCACCATCAACCTGCTCAGGAAG GCAATGGAAGAGACCATGAAGAAAGACGATAAAAAGTTCCGTTTCCTCATAGATGGTTTCCCTAGAAACGAGGACAACCTGACGGGGTGGAACACCGTTATGGTCGACAAAGCAGATGTcaaatttgtgcttttctttgacTGCAGTAACGAG GTTTGCATCGACAGATGTCTTGAAAGAGGGAAGAGCAGTGGACGCACTGATGACAACAGAGAAAGCTTGGAGAAAAG AATCCAAACCTACCTGCAGTCTACCCGACCAATCATTGAACTGTATGAGAAACACGGCAAGGTGCGCACCGTAGACGCCTCTCGCTCCGTCGACAAG GTGTTCGCTGATGTGAAAGCCGTCCTGGACAAAGAGGGTTGA
- the fam78ba gene encoding protein FAM78B has product MCILARRHLLPPSLVLLILLVACTMGCIQSIACKPRIRRENIVVYEVSASIDQCPTIIEENSPIVLRYKTPYFRASAGVVMPPVPRNETWVVGWIQACTQMEFYNTYGDIGMSSWELPELRECRVKAISDSDGVSYPWYGNTTETVTLTGPTSKPSRLTVSMNDNFYPSVTWAVPISNSNTPMLTHITRDQSFITWLVAMNSISKERIVLQTVRWRMRVDIAVDPDMPLGSRASLVGRHYQEQPHILNYQEPIPPNALGRPNANDAQVLMWRPRRGAPLVVIPPK; this is encoded by the exons ATGTGCATACTGGCCAGGCGTCATTTGCTCCCTCCTTCTCTGGTTTTGCTCATTTTGCTAGTCGCCTGCACTATGGGCTGTATTCAGAGCATTGCATGCAAGCCCCGTATCAGACGGGAGAACATTGTGGTGTATGAGGTATCGGCCTCTATCGACCAGTGTCCCACCATCATCGAGGAGAACTCCCCGATTGTGCTCCGTTACAAGACGCCTTACTTCCGGGCCTCGGCAGGGGTTGTGATGCCACCGGTGCCCCGCAATGAAACCTGGGTTGTGGGCTGGATCCAGGCTTGTACCCAGATGGAGTTCTACAACACCTATGGTGATATTGGCAT GTCCAGCTGGGAGTTACCAGAGTTGCGAGAGTGTCGGGTCAAGGCCATCAGCGACTCGGACGGCGTCAGCTACCCCTGGTACGGCAACACCACAGAGACGGTCACCCTGACCGGACCCACGTCCAAACCATCGCGTCTGACGGTCAGCATGAACGACAACTTCTACCCCAGCGTGACATGGGCCGTGCCCATCAGCAACAGCAACACGCCCATGCTGACCCACATCACCAGGGACCAGAGCTTCATCACCTGGCTGGTGGCAATGAACTCTATCTCCAAG GAGCGCATTGTGTTGCAGACGGTGCGATGGCGGATGCGGGTGGACATCGCCGTGGACCCTGACATGCCTCTGGGCTCTCGAGCCTCGCTGGTGGGTCGTCATTACCAGGAGCAGCCGCACATCCTCAACTACCAGGAGCCCATCCCTCCAAACGCGCTGGGGAGGCCGAATGCCAACGACGCCCAAGTGCTAATGTGGAGGCCACGGAGAGGAGCGCCACTAGTGGTCATACCGCCAAAATAA
- the slc35a3b gene encoding solute carrier family 35 member A3b isoform X2: MPLSSPHHVWLKYLSLGVLVLQTTSLVLTMRYSRTLKGDGPRYLPSSAVVSAELLKILACTLLVFKENNFSVRLLKEEIVNKPAETLKLAIPAGIYTLQNNLLYVALSHLDAATYQVTYQLKIFTTALFSVSMLGKRLGLYQWLSLLFLMAGVTLVQWPTETEGDTEQKVLSAGSQFVGLMAVLMACVSSGFAGVYFEKILKETKQSVWVRNIQLGLFGLVFGLVGMLVYDGQKVSELGMFQGYNSITCTVVALQALGGLVIAVVIKYADNILKGFATSLSIIVSTLISYFLLEDFNPTRAFFLGAVLVIAATFLYSHERKPANGSTIKV, translated from the exons ATGCCGTTGTCCTCGCCACACCATGTATGGCTGAAGTATCTGTCTCTGGGGGTGCTGGTGTTGCAGACCACCTCCCTCGTGCTCACCATGCGCTACTCCCGCACCCTGAAGGGCGACGGCCCCCGCTACCTGCCGTCGTCCGCCGTGGTGTCGGCCGAGCTGCTGAAGATCCTCGCCTGCACCCTCCTCGTCTTCAAGGAGAACA ACTTCAGCGTGCGGCTGCTGAAGGAGGAGATTGTTAACAAGCCTGCGGAGACCCTGAAGTTGGCCATTCCTGCAGGGATCTATACTCTGCAGAACAATCTGCTCTATGTTGCCTTGTCCCACCTGGACGCCGCCACCTATCAG GTCACGTACCAGCTGAAGATCTTCACAACCGCCCTGTTTTCTGTCTCTATGCTGGGGAAGAGGTTGGGCTTGTACCAGTGGctctctctgctcttcctgATGGCAGGAGTCACCCTAGTGCAG TGGCCGACAGAGACTGAAGGGGACACTGAGCAGAAGGTCCTATCCGCAGGCTCCCAGTTTGTGGGACTGATGGCTGTGCTGATGGCCTGTGTGTCCAGCGGCTTCGCCGGAGTTTACTTTGAGAAAATCCTCAAGGAGACCAAACAGAGTGTGTGGGTGCGTAACATACAGCTGG GTTTATTTGGCCTTGTGTTTGGCTTAGTAGGAATGTTGGTGTATGACGGCCAGAAGGTGAGCGAGTTGGGCATGTTTCAGGGCTACAACTCCATCACCTGCACAGTCGTTGCCTTGCAG GCTCTGGGCGGGTTGGTCATAGCAGTGGTTATTAAATATGCAGACAACATCCTCAAAGGATTCGCCACCTCCCTGTCCATCATCGTGTCCACACTCATTTCATATTTCCTGTTGGAGGACTTCAATCCTACACG TGCATTTTTCCTCGGGGCAGTGCTGGTTATTGCCGCCACATTTCTCTACAGCCACGAGCGCAAACCTGCTAATGGCAGCACCATCAAAGTATAA
- the slc35a3b gene encoding solute carrier family 35 member A3b isoform X1, whose translation MLPSVKQKSEECASSSPQGSAVTGLTPQWSAELSAMPLSSPHHVWLKYLSLGVLVLQTTSLVLTMRYSRTLKGDGPRYLPSSAVVSAELLKILACTLLVFKENNFSVRLLKEEIVNKPAETLKLAIPAGIYTLQNNLLYVALSHLDAATYQVTYQLKIFTTALFSVSMLGKRLGLYQWLSLLFLMAGVTLVQWPTETEGDTEQKVLSAGSQFVGLMAVLMACVSSGFAGVYFEKILKETKQSVWVRNIQLGLFGLVFGLVGMLVYDGQKVSELGMFQGYNSITCTVVALQALGGLVIAVVIKYADNILKGFATSLSIIVSTLISYFLLEDFNPTRAFFLGAVLVIAATFLYSHERKPANGSTIKV comes from the exons ATGCTTCCGTCAGTAAAGCAAAAGAGTGAAGAATGTGCGTCTTCAAGCCCCCAAGGCTCTGCTGTCACAGGACTG ACCCCCCAGTGGTCCGCTGAGCTCTCTGCGATGCCGTTGTCCTCGCCACACCATGTATGGCTGAAGTATCTGTCTCTGGGGGTGCTGGTGTTGCAGACCACCTCCCTCGTGCTCACCATGCGCTACTCCCGCACCCTGAAGGGCGACGGCCCCCGCTACCTGCCGTCGTCCGCCGTGGTGTCGGCCGAGCTGCTGAAGATCCTCGCCTGCACCCTCCTCGTCTTCAAGGAGAACA ACTTCAGCGTGCGGCTGCTGAAGGAGGAGATTGTTAACAAGCCTGCGGAGACCCTGAAGTTGGCCATTCCTGCAGGGATCTATACTCTGCAGAACAATCTGCTCTATGTTGCCTTGTCCCACCTGGACGCCGCCACCTATCAG GTCACGTACCAGCTGAAGATCTTCACAACCGCCCTGTTTTCTGTCTCTATGCTGGGGAAGAGGTTGGGCTTGTACCAGTGGctctctctgctcttcctgATGGCAGGAGTCACCCTAGTGCAG TGGCCGACAGAGACTGAAGGGGACACTGAGCAGAAGGTCCTATCCGCAGGCTCCCAGTTTGTGGGACTGATGGCTGTGCTGATGGCCTGTGTGTCCAGCGGCTTCGCCGGAGTTTACTTTGAGAAAATCCTCAAGGAGACCAAACAGAGTGTGTGGGTGCGTAACATACAGCTGG GTTTATTTGGCCTTGTGTTTGGCTTAGTAGGAATGTTGGTGTATGACGGCCAGAAGGTGAGCGAGTTGGGCATGTTTCAGGGCTACAACTCCATCACCTGCACAGTCGTTGCCTTGCAG GCTCTGGGCGGGTTGGTCATAGCAGTGGTTATTAAATATGCAGACAACATCCTCAAAGGATTCGCCACCTCCCTGTCCATCATCGTGTCCACACTCATTTCATATTTCCTGTTGGAGGACTTCAATCCTACACG TGCATTTTTCCTCGGGGCAGTGCTGGTTATTGCCGCCACATTTCTCTACAGCCACGAGCGCAAACCTGCTAATGGCAGCACCATCAAAGTATAA